The following are from one region of the Methanospirillum hungatei genome:
- the mcrA gene encoding coenzyme-B sulfoethylthiotransferase subunit alpha: protein MTRVEHSQKRFLKALKDKFKDQNVESTKTTFYCFDGVHQSARKREFIEINKRIEEKRGMSMYDPDHCHLGGIPMGQRQLMSYEVSGTGTYVEGDDLHFVNNTAMQQMWDEIRRTVIVGMDMAHNTLQKRLGKEVTPETINEYLHILNHAMPGGAVVQEHMVETHPGLVDDCYVKIFTGDDEVADQIDKQYLLNIEKLFCKKHAEELKAEIGKSMWQAIHIPTIVSRTCDGGTTSRWSAMQIGMSFIAAYRTCAGEAAVADLSFAAKHAGVIQMGSHLPARRARGPNEPGGIKFGLFSDIIQTNRKYPDDPAWSALEQVAAGAVLFDQIWLGSYMSGGVGFTQYATAAYTDNILDDFTYYGMDYIKDRYGYDYTQPGPDKTIKPTQEMVNDLATEVTLYGMEQYEQFPTLMEDHFGGSQRAAVLAAASGITCSMGTGNSNAGLNGWYLSMIIHKDGWSRLGFFGYDLQDQCGSANSLSMEPDRGAMGELRGPNYPNYAMNVGHQGEYAAIVGAAHFGRNDAFCFDARVKITFADPSLRFDFSEPRKEFARGAIREFEPAGERSLIIPAT, encoded by the coding sequence ATGACCCGGGTAGAACACTCACAAAAACGTTTTTTAAAAGCACTGAAGGATAAGTTCAAAGATCAGAATGTAGAATCCACAAAGACCACATTTTACTGCTTTGACGGTGTACACCAGTCAGCACGAAAACGTGAGTTTATTGAAATTAATAAACGAATTGAAGAAAAACGTGGAATGTCCATGTATGATCCTGATCATTGCCATCTTGGTGGGATCCCCATGGGCCAGCGTCAGCTCATGTCATACGAGGTATCTGGAACAGGAACCTATGTCGAAGGTGATGATCTTCATTTTGTAAATAATACTGCAATGCAGCAGATGTGGGATGAAATCCGCCGGACAGTTATTGTCGGAATGGACATGGCTCACAACACATTGCAAAAACGTCTTGGAAAAGAGGTTACCCCGGAGACTATAAATGAATATCTTCATATCCTGAACCATGCGATGCCAGGTGGGGCAGTTGTTCAGGAACACATGGTTGAGACTCATCCAGGTCTGGTTGACGACTGTTATGTAAAAATCTTTACCGGGGACGATGAAGTAGCAGATCAGATTGATAAACAATATCTCCTGAATATCGAGAAACTTTTTTGCAAAAAACATGCTGAAGAGTTAAAAGCAGAGATTGGGAAGTCTATGTGGCAGGCTATTCACATCCCTACCATTGTCAGCCGTACCTGTGATGGAGGCACAACAAGCCGATGGTCAGCGATGCAAATTGGAATGTCATTTATTGCTGCATACCGGACCTGTGCCGGAGAAGCTGCTGTTGCCGATCTTTCCTTTGCTGCAAAACATGCCGGAGTTATCCAGATGGGGAGTCACCTTCCGGCCCGTCGTGCACGAGGTCCAAATGAACCAGGAGGTATTAAGTTTGGACTTTTCAGTGATATAATACAGACAAACAGAAAATATCCTGATGATCCAGCTTGGTCAGCCCTTGAACAGGTAGCTGCTGGTGCAGTCCTCTTCGACCAGATCTGGCTGGGATCATACATGTCTGGTGGTGTCGGATTTACCCAGTATGCAACCGCTGCATATACTGATAACATCCTCGATGATTTCACCTATTATGGGATGGATTACATCAAAGACAGATATGGATATGATTATACACAACCAGGTCCGGACAAGACTATAAAACCAACACAGGAGATGGTTAACGATCTTGCAACCGAAGTTACCCTGTATGGAATGGAACAGTACGAACAATTTCCAACTCTTATGGAGGATCACTTTGGTGGTTCACAGCGTGCAGCTGTTCTAGCAGCAGCATCCGGGATCACCTGTTCCATGGGTACCGGCAATTCCAATGCAGGTTTAAACGGCTGGTACCTCTCGATGATCATCCACAAAGACGGCTGGTCCAGACTCGGATTTTTCGGGTATGACCTCCAGGACCAGTGCGGGTCAGCAAATTCCCTCTCAATGGAACCTGACCGTGGTGCGATGGGAGAGCTTCGAGGTCCGAATTATCCAAACTATGCCATGAATGTCGGCCATCAGGGTGAATATGCTGCTATTGTCGGAGCAGCACATTTCGGTCGTAATGATGCATTCTGCTTTGATGCCCGGGTAAAAATTACCTTTGCCGATCCCTCCCTCCGGTTTGATTTCTCAGAACCCAGAAAAGAGTTTGCACGTGGTGCAATACGAGAATTCGAACCGGCCGGGGAACGATCTCTGATAATTCCTGCAACATAA
- a CDS encoding class I SAM-dependent methyltransferase, translated as MTPGFWNHMAHRYARDTPQEKEEARLKKILDLIISTGIDIKGSQVLDIGAGTGSLSIPLAHMGAHVTALDFSEEMLKKLNKRADEEKVTIQTVFKSWDTINLDEEGFRKKRHDVAIRLDL; from the coding sequence ATGACTCCCGGGTTCTGGAACCATATGGCTCACCGATATGCCCGGGACACACCCCAGGAAAAAGAAGAGGCCAGACTGAAAAAGATATTGGACCTGATTATCAGTACAGGTATTGACATAAAGGGATCCCAGGTTCTTGACATCGGTGCCGGAACTGGTTCTCTCTCAATCCCACTTGCGCATATGGGTGCACATGTGACCGCCCTTGATTTTTCAGAAGAGATGCTGAAAAAATTAAATAAACGGGCAGATGAGGAGAAAGTCACCATACAGACAGTCTTCAAATCCTGGGATACAATTAATCTTGATGAAGAAGGATTTCGAAAGAAACGACATGATGTAGCCATCAGGCTCGACCTATGA
- a CDS encoding IS110 family transposase — MTEQLHIAAGLDLHKSFLIATILTLTGEKIVDRFNRTQPGLMALKNWIVTHNVQAVGCESTSDYWIQIYDLLSPICDVIVGNARDMKALSHKKTDKIDSEFIATITLKGMIHPSRIFPREHREFRSTIRLRHKLVQKRSSIKNEIHHILDSELFRLSSVLSDIFGKSGSLIMRGILNNIAIDDIVSLLPASVTKKEEALREVLETTLSEGALERLASCLQIIKILNEEIASLTKISTSYAVTNFPREFGILKSVPGIGDIVAITLLAEIGDVRDFSSGDKLSSWLGMVPRVYQSADKLRTGSITKRGSKIARWILIQAAHAAVKSRDNDLKTFYSSKKDIIGAGKAIVSVARKMVVIIWHLLTNDEIYEDTQYQSMKQSKKVYIKVPKKTSIEEVLRLLSEAAVILKEPDPETG, encoded by the coding sequence ATGACTGAGCAACTTCATATAGCCGCTGGTCTTGACCTTCACAAGTCTTTTCTAATTGCCACAATCCTGACATTAACTGGCGAAAAAATTGTTGACCGCTTTAACCGAACACAGCCTGGATTAATGGCATTAAAGAATTGGATCGTGACCCATAATGTTCAGGCAGTAGGATGTGAATCAACAAGTGATTATTGGATTCAGATTTACGATCTTCTAAGTCCAATCTGTGATGTGATTGTTGGAAATGCACGGGACATGAAAGCTCTCTCACATAAAAAAACAGATAAGATCGATTCTGAGTTTATTGCTACAATTACTCTGAAAGGAATGATTCATCCCTCTCGAATATTTCCACGAGAACATCGTGAATTTCGTTCAACGATTCGATTAAGACATAAATTAGTTCAAAAGCGTTCATCCATCAAGAATGAAATTCATCATATTCTTGATTCAGAGTTATTCCGACTCTCTTCAGTTTTATCGGACATTTTTGGTAAATCGGGTAGTTTAATCATGAGAGGGATTCTCAATAATATTGCAATTGACGACATTGTGAGTCTTCTCCCTGCATCAGTTACGAAGAAAGAAGAAGCATTAAGAGAAGTTTTAGAAACTACACTCTCTGAAGGTGCACTAGAACGACTTGCTTCATGTCTTCAGATAATAAAGATTCTGAATGAGGAAATTGCCAGTTTAACAAAAATTTCAACGAGCTATGCAGTAACTAATTTTCCAAGGGAATTTGGAATACTTAAATCCGTTCCAGGAATTGGAGATATTGTTGCAATCACCCTTCTTGCAGAAATTGGAGATGTAAGAGATTTTTCCTCAGGTGATAAATTATCAAGTTGGTTAGGGATGGTACCCAGAGTATACCAATCTGCTGATAAACTTCGGACCGGATCAATCACTAAGCGGGGTTCGAAGATTGCTAGATGGATCCTTATTCAAGCAGCACATGCAGCAGTCAAGTCAAGGGATAACGATCTCAAAACGTTCTATTCCTCAAAAAAGGACATTATTGGTGCAGGGAAAGCTATTGTTAGTGTCGCAAGAAAGATGGTAGTCATTATCTGGCATCTTTTGACGAATGATGAAATTTACGAAGACACTCAGTATCAATCAATGAAGCAGTCAAAAAAAGTCTATATTAAGGTTCCGAAAAAAACTTCGATTGAGGAAGTTTTACGATTATTAAGTGAGGCAGCAGTAATTCTTAAAGAACCAGACCCAGAAACTGGTTAA
- a CDS encoding flavin reductase family protein, whose amino-acid sequence MELKPMKRESVFPLPITLISTISSKGIRNIAPYSCVMPILRPLDLVCIATAKRRDTLDNIRETGEFVINMATTDLTDAVIPTARFSPPEEDEFISASLDEKPSVVVKPPGIMGCYAWMECTLDKLIEEPSYILIIGKVVHLEILDEIYKQDGSWDVERAEPLLMTGSDTSMHYCTVNDTGRSDPFSAMFPHNVDPIAKKYQDD is encoded by the coding sequence ATGGAACTTAAACCAATGAAGAGGGAATCTGTCTTTCCCCTTCCAATAACCCTTATCTCAACGATCAGTTCAAAAGGCATCAGAAATATCGCACCATATTCTTGTGTCATGCCAATATTACGACCACTCGATCTGGTCTGTATTGCAACAGCTAAGAGACGTGATACTCTTGACAATATCAGGGAAACCGGGGAGTTTGTCATAAACATGGCAACAACTGATTTAACCGATGCAGTAATTCCCACTGCCCGATTTTCTCCTCCGGAAGAGGATGAATTTATATCAGCCAGTCTTGATGAGAAACCATCAGTCGTCGTAAAACCCCCGGGTATAATGGGCTGTTATGCATGGATGGAATGTACATTGGATAAACTCATTGAAGAGCCATCATACATCCTCATTATCGGAAAAGTTGTCCATCTTGAGATTCTTGATGAAATATACAAGCAGGACGGTTCATGGGATGTTGAACGAGCAGAACCACTCCTTATGACCGGATCAGATACCAGTATGCATTATTGTACCGTAAATGACACCGGACGGTCGGATCCATTCAGTGCGATGTTCCCGCATAATGTCGATCCCATCGCGAAAAAATACCAGGATGATTAA
- a CDS encoding ABC transporter permease → MSELRGIYTLWLREVKKFLREKPRLINAICQPLLWLFIFGTGMRFSSGMPGINYQEFIFPGLVVQAMLFTAMFMGVSVIWDREFGFLKEILVSPISRTSVFLGKMLGVSTDVMIQGIIIFPFAYLIGIPVTVFMVFEALPLMILITTGLVCIGLTFASLMKSFEGFGLIQTFINLPMFFLSGALFSLANVPVWLQWASYVNPLTYGVDALRTVMMGDTWVQLFPMELDVLVLLCFDIIMFIIGKTAFCRTE, encoded by the coding sequence ATGAGTGAACTTCGGGGGATTTACACCCTGTGGCTACGGGAAGTTAAGAAATTTCTGCGGGAAAAACCCCGGCTCATAAACGCCATCTGTCAGCCACTGTTATGGCTTTTTATCTTTGGGACTGGGATGCGATTTTCATCTGGTATGCCTGGAATAAATTATCAGGAGTTTATTTTTCCCGGGCTGGTGGTCCAGGCAATGCTGTTTACAGCTATGTTCATGGGAGTGTCGGTCATATGGGACCGGGAATTCGGGTTTCTAAAAGAGATCCTGGTCTCTCCTATCTCAAGGACGTCAGTCTTTCTGGGAAAAATGCTTGGAGTCAGTACAGATGTCATGATCCAGGGAATCATCATCTTTCCGTTTGCGTACCTTATCGGAATACCGGTTACGGTGTTCATGGTATTCGAGGCTCTGCCACTCATGATCCTGATAACGACCGGTCTTGTGTGTATTGGCCTTACCTTTGCAAGCTTGATGAAAAGTTTTGAGGGATTCGGGCTTATTCAGACGTTTATCAATCTCCCGATGTTCTTTTTAAGCGGGGCACTCTTTTCGCTTGCCAATGTTCCAGTATGGCTTCAATGGGCGAGTTATGTAAATCCTCTTACGTATGGGGTTGATGCCCTCCGGACGGTCATGATGGGAGATACCTGGGTGCAGCTCTTCCCGATGGAACTGGATGTCCTGGTCCTGTTGTGTTTTGACATCATCATGTTCATCATCGGAAAAACAGCATTCTGCAGGACTGAATAG
- a CDS encoding ATP-binding cassette domain-containing protein gives MTSIIETHDLTKRFGSHTAVNNISLTIQKGEVFGLLGPNGAGKTTFLSMLCTILKPSSGSAQINGFDIIRESAQVRKSIGIVFQDPSVDSDMTSRENLQMHADLYGVPIYEQNMRIHEVLELVGLSDRADDFMYTYSGGMRRRLEIARGLLHYPRVLFLDEPTIGLDPRSREHIWDYIRELRKREEMTIILTTHYMEEADRLCDRVAIIDKGRIVAMDTPSLLKQEVAGDTIIMGSDQIQNLSDVLIRDNIVKDVSVQGSEIKIFVQNAQFLLPRIVESAVHAGIRIDHITITHPDMNDVFIHYTGKDLVGGEVREQTGRVAMMKRRRAR, from the coding sequence ATGACATCTATTATTGAAACACACGATCTTACCAAACGATTCGGTTCACACACTGCCGTGAACAATATCTCTCTGACTATCCAGAAAGGGGAGGTTTTCGGACTACTCGGACCGAATGGTGCGGGTAAAACCACTTTTTTATCTATGCTCTGTACCATCCTGAAACCCTCCTCTGGTTCTGCACAAATAAACGGGTTTGATATTATTCGTGAATCGGCTCAGGTCCGCAAGTCTATAGGTATCGTATTTCAGGATCCAAGTGTTGATTCTGATATGACATCCCGTGAAAACCTCCAGATGCATGCTGATCTCTATGGGGTTCCGATTTATGAGCAGAATATGCGGATTCACGAGGTTCTAGAACTCGTCGGATTATCTGATAGGGCTGATGATTTCATGTATACCTATTCCGGAGGGATGCGAAGAAGACTGGAAATCGCTCGCGGCCTGCTCCATTATCCCCGTGTCCTGTTTCTTGATGAACCCACCATTGGTCTGGATCCCCGGAGCCGTGAACATATCTGGGATTACATCAGAGAATTGCGAAAAAGAGAAGAGATGACCATTATTCTGACTACTCATTACATGGAGGAGGCAGACCGGCTTTGTGATCGGGTTGCAATTATTGATAAGGGAAGAATAGTTGCGATGGACACGCCGTCATTATTAAAACAGGAAGTTGCAGGAGATACTATTATAATGGGTTCTGATCAGATCCAGAATCTGTCAGACGTGCTGATACGGGATAATATTGTAAAAGATGTGTCCGTTCAGGGGTCGGAAATTAAAATCTTTGTGCAGAATGCTCAATTCCTTCTTCCCCGAATTGTCGAATCAGCAGTTCATGCAGGTATACGGATTGACCATATTACCATCACCCATCCGGACATGAATGATGTCTTCATCCATTACACGGGAAAAGACCTGGTCGGGGGAGAGGTTCGGGAGCAGACCGGCAGGGTTGCTATGATGAAGAGGCGGAGAGCCAGATGA
- a CDS encoding ABC transporter ATP-binding protein, giving the protein MILTVGNLSFQYKSREIFNDVTFDLGRNEVLAIMGPNGVGKTTLLRCLNLILKPTGGTIMVEEQNIMHLAKRDVAKRLGYVPQKQESGRMTAFDAILLGRRPHITWDISEKDLKIVHGVIKRLNLEHLSLQYIDQMSGGELQKVSIARALVQEPDLLLLDEPTSSLDLKNQLEILSEIRNITRFHSVSVIMTMHDLNLALRFLDKFIFLKSGMIYSAGSCKDVTPEMIHDVYGVQTAISEMYGYPVVIPLTG; this is encoded by the coding sequence ATGATTCTTACCGTCGGTAATTTATCGTTTCAGTATAAAAGCAGGGAAATTTTTAATGATGTGACCTTCGACCTGGGACGAAACGAAGTTCTTGCCATAATGGGCCCGAATGGGGTTGGGAAAACTACCTTGCTGAGATGCCTGAATCTGATCCTCAAACCAACCGGGGGGACGATTATGGTAGAAGAACAGAATATCATGCATCTTGCGAAACGTGACGTGGCAAAACGGCTCGGGTACGTCCCACAGAAACAGGAAAGTGGAAGGATGACGGCATTTGATGCTATTCTTCTTGGGCGGCGGCCTCATATCACCTGGGATATTTCAGAAAAAGATCTGAAGATCGTTCATGGAGTCATAAAGCGGTTAAACCTGGAACATCTCTCTCTTCAGTATATTGACCAGATGAGCGGTGGGGAACTTCAAAAAGTATCTATAGCCAGAGCTCTTGTCCAGGAGCCTGATTTACTTCTCCTTGATGAGCCAACATCCAGCCTGGATCTAAAAAACCAGCTAGAGATACTCTCCGAGATCCGCAATATTACCCGGTTTCATTCAGTCTCTGTCATCATGACCATGCATGATCTCAACCTTGCATTGCGATTTCTTGATAAGTTCATCTTTCTCAAATCCGGAATGATTTATTCTGCAGGATCCTGTAAGGATGTTACTCCGGAGATGATCCATGATGTCTATGGTGTACAGACAGCAATTAGTGAGATGTATGGATATCCGGTTGTTATCCCGTTAACTGGATAA
- a CDS encoding FecCD family ABC transporter permease, whose protein sequence is MHFDNEELPVAYLQYTRTKIIILRIGIIILFFLLILSISSGAVSIPPIEVFQTLIGESVSPKWNKIILSIRLPQALTAIVAGAGLGCAGLAMQSILRNPLASPFTFGIAHAAAFGAAFSIIILGSGVMQNSSINPYVIDNPFATTFVAFISCLMATAVILLISHLKRATPEVTVLAGVAIGSLCTAATMFLQLFADDTQLAAVVFWTFGDVSRADWGELAIMAVVTVLSLVYFYYHRWDYNAIDAGDETASSLGVHVARVRIVGMIVVSVITAVIMSFLGIIGFVGLISPHIIRRIVGDDHRFTIPGTIIMGSILLLASDTVGRVIIVPHVVPVAVVTSFLGAPVFLYLLIRGYNR, encoded by the coding sequence ATGCATTTTGACAATGAAGAACTACCAGTAGCTTATCTCCAGTATACCCGGACGAAGATCATTATCCTCCGTATCGGGATAATTATTCTTTTTTTTCTCCTGATATTATCAATTTCAAGCGGTGCGGTATCAATTCCCCCGATTGAAGTGTTTCAGACATTAATAGGGGAGTCTGTATCGCCAAAATGGAATAAGATCATTCTGAGTATCAGACTTCCTCAGGCATTGACTGCTATCGTAGCCGGTGCCGGACTGGGGTGTGCCGGTCTTGCGATGCAGTCGATCTTACGAAATCCTCTTGCTTCACCATTTACTTTTGGTATAGCTCATGCAGCAGCGTTTGGAGCAGCATTCTCTATAATTATCCTTGGTTCAGGTGTGATGCAGAATAGTTCCATCAATCCGTATGTCATTGATAATCCATTCGCGACTACATTTGTCGCTTTCATTTCATGCCTGATGGCTACCGCAGTAATCTTATTGATTTCCCACCTGAAACGGGCGACACCTGAAGTTACTGTTCTTGCCGGAGTTGCAATTGGTTCATTATGTACTGCCGCGACCATGTTTCTCCAGCTTTTTGCAGATGATACCCAGCTTGCAGCGGTTGTATTCTGGACCTTTGGAGATGTGAGCAGGGCAGACTGGGGGGAACTAGCAATTATGGCAGTTGTTACTGTATTATCCCTGGTATATTTTTACTATCACCGGTGGGACTACAATGCTATCGATGCCGGCGATGAGACTGCATCAAGTCTTGGAGTTCATGTAGCAAGGGTTCGGATTGTAGGAATGATCGTTGTTTCAGTGATAACTGCGGTGATAATGTCATTTTTAGGAATTATTGGATTTGTGGGTCTCATCTCTCCTCATATCATCCGGAGGATTGTGGGTGATGACCATCGGTTTACTATTCCGGGGACGATTATCATGGGGTCAATTTTACTTCTGGCATCAGATACCGTCGGAAGGGTGATAATAGTCCCGCATGTTGTACCGGTTGCTGTGGTCACCTCATTCCTTGGTGCACCTGTGTTTCTCTATCTCCTGATCAGGGGGTATAATCGATGA
- a CDS encoding iron ABC transporter substrate-binding protein — protein MVVSLLAGTFVFPVSGEETTITDGLGREVTVPLNPDSVICSGAGCLRYLTYLQAQDRVIAVDALEVNISPDDSRAYRLANPQFGDLPIFGEFRKDDPEKITNIGPQVIFKTYTNKDEANQLQEKTGIPVVALNYGDLVDEYEDMQKTLRLMGKILNKENRAEEVISFFNERKQDLSDRTKDVPDADKISAYVGGVGCAGSHGLQGTSFAYTPFQLVAVKNVAAESAKPDMDCGDVAKESIIGWDPDMVFIDLGSQQLKSQGADALSELKKSEFEDMKAVKSGDVYGLLSFNWYTTNQESVLADAYYIGKLLYPEKFSDIDPVSEADDIYEFLVGKKLFSQINRDGFEGQAFTQMSMQ, from the coding sequence ATGGTGGTTTCTCTCCTCGCAGGAACATTTGTATTTCCTGTTTCCGGAGAAGAGACAACGATTACTGACGGTCTCGGAAGAGAGGTCACGGTCCCTCTCAACCCTGATTCGGTAATCTGTTCAGGAGCTGGATGTCTGCGATACCTGACTTACCTGCAGGCACAGGATAGGGTAATCGCGGTTGATGCCCTGGAGGTAAATATCTCTCCGGACGATTCACGTGCATACCGTCTTGCAAATCCACAGTTTGGCGATCTCCCTATCTTTGGTGAGTTCAGGAAGGATGATCCGGAAAAGATCACAAATATCGGTCCACAGGTAATCTTCAAAACATACACAAACAAGGATGAGGCAAATCAGCTTCAGGAAAAGACTGGAATCCCGGTAGTTGCATTAAATTATGGGGACCTGGTTGATGAGTATGAGGATATGCAGAAAACCCTTCGTCTCATGGGAAAAATCCTCAATAAGGAGAACCGTGCAGAAGAGGTAATCTCTTTCTTTAACGAACGTAAGCAGGATCTCTCTGATCGGACGAAAGATGTACCCGATGCAGACAAAATATCTGCATATGTCGGAGGAGTGGGATGTGCCGGATCACATGGTCTACAGGGAACTTCATTTGCATATACCCCGTTTCAGCTGGTAGCAGTCAAAAATGTTGCAGCAGAATCAGCAAAACCTGATATGGATTGTGGTGATGTTGCAAAGGAATCTATCATCGGCTGGGATCCGGACATGGTATTCATTGACCTTGGTTCACAACAACTCAAGTCCCAGGGTGCAGATGCTTTAAGTGAACTGAAAAAATCAGAATTTGAGGATATGAAAGCGGTAAAGAGCGGGGATGTATATGGGTTACTCTCCTTTAACTGGTATACCACAAACCAGGAGAGCGTTCTTGCAGATGCCTATTACATCGGAAAATTACTCTATCCTGAAAAATTCTCCGATATCGATCCGGTCAGTGAGGCTGATGATATCTATGAATTCCTTGTTGGGAAGAAGTTGTTCTCACAGATCAACAGGGATGGATTTGAAGGTCAGGCATTCACACAAATGAGTATGCAATAA
- a CDS encoding ABC transporter substrate-binding protein: MKNITVMKFCMVVLLIFLTGASICSATIAFTDSTGQEISLPKTAERVVCLNSDAAEMMVVLGIGDKVVGVVESTTTDPQLMSHLPNAQSVGNWQTPSPERLLSLQPDAVVSYSSSKPKNADQLINSGIQLIYLDCYKINTLEHDVVALGIMTGAETASENYLKFFKKWKSVVDEDLQDIASDDEPAVYIEGYTDFTAQGLDSGTDLLVRMAKGKNIAADLKEQWPKVTSEWVMSTNPEVILKVVSVKPDKTLDQVREDVLKRAGFDTLSAVQNDRVYVLNGDLAYGPRSPAGLVYIAKSLHPEKFVNIHPSDVLKEYADTFIPGSTGGEYFSPTL, from the coding sequence ATGAAGAACATAACCGTTATGAAATTTTGTATGGTCGTATTGCTCATTTTTCTGACCGGAGCATCCATCTGTAGTGCAACCATTGCATTTACCGACTCAACCGGGCAGGAGATCTCGCTCCCAAAGACTGCAGAACGGGTGGTATGCCTGAATAGTGATGCAGCAGAGATGATGGTTGTACTTGGCATTGGAGATAAGGTTGTCGGTGTTGTAGAAAGTACAACCACCGATCCACAACTCATGTCACATCTTCCAAATGCACAAAGTGTTGGAAACTGGCAAACTCCGAGTCCTGAACGGCTGCTTTCATTACAGCCTGATGCGGTTGTTTCATACTCAAGTTCAAAGCCAAAAAATGCAGACCAACTTATAAATTCAGGAATTCAATTGATCTATCTTGACTGTTACAAGATTAACACCCTTGAACACGATGTTGTAGCACTCGGTATCATGACCGGTGCAGAAACAGCATCAGAGAATTATCTAAAATTTTTCAAAAAATGGAAGAGTGTTGTAGATGAGGATCTTCAGGATATCGCTTCTGATGATGAACCTGCTGTTTATATTGAAGGGTATACTGACTTTACTGCACAGGGACTTGATAGTGGAACTGATCTTCTGGTTAGAATGGCAAAAGGAAAGAATATTGCTGCAGATCTGAAAGAACAGTGGCCGAAGGTCACTTCTGAATGGGTCATGAGTACAAACCCTGAAGTTATCCTGAAGGTTGTATCGGTAAAACCTGATAAAACACTTGACCAGGTCAGGGAAGACGTTCTTAAAAGAGCAGGATTTGATACCCTGTCAGCAGTTCAAAACGACCGGGTATATGTTCTGAACGGTGATCTGGCATACGGACCAAGGAGTCCGGCGGGCCTGGTATATATTGCAAAATCTTTGCATCCGGAAAAATTTGTAAATATTCATCCGTCAGATGTGCTTAAAGAATATGCAGATACTTTTATTCCCGGAAGTACTGGAGGGGAATATTTCTCTCCGACCTTATAG
- a CDS encoding ABC transporter permease, which translates to MNPVLVYCRRDLIRWFRGRWGFISAMVMPAAWLIFVGLALPIRFTDHYIDFVTPGILAMTTLSASMTGGGLLIMDRMLGFFNKFLALPPPRETILFGKILVITIRGLIQTTVIFIIAFLLGARLYSPSQLLMTYLILFIFGALLSSAATTLAIYVGDHDQYSAVNAMVTMPIFFASTAMMPYDQMPEWLRVIAHINPLSYAIDGIRLVADGIIPFLQIEVLSVLCIAVLCLSVRVFRKVGL; encoded by the coding sequence ATGAATCCAGTTCTTGTCTACTGCCGGAGGGATCTTATCCGGTGGTTTCGGGGAAGATGGGGTTTTATCTCTGCTATGGTCATGCCAGCGGCCTGGCTAATATTTGTGGGCCTTGCCCTTCCGATTCGGTTTACCGATCATTACATAGATTTTGTAACACCGGGTATTCTTGCAATGACAACCCTCTCTGCCTCAATGACTGGCGGGGGGCTGCTAATCATGGATCGGATGTTGGGGTTTTTCAATAAATTTTTAGCTCTTCCTCCTCCCCGCGAGACGATCCTGTTTGGAAAGATCCTTGTCATTACCATCAGAGGCCTTATCCAGACGACTGTGATCTTCATCATCGCATTCCTGCTTGGTGCCCGTCTCTACTCTCCGTCACAGCTCCTGATGACATATCTCATCCTCTTCATCTTCGGGGCCCTTCTGTCATCAGCGGCAACAACACTTGCGATTTACGTCGGGGATCATGACCAGTATTCGGCGGTCAATGCCATGGTAACTATGCCCATATTTTTTGCATCAACCGCGATGATGCCCTACGATCAGATGCCTGAATGGCTACGAGTCATAGCTCATATCAATCCCCTGAGTTATGCAATAGATGGCATCAGACTGGTGGCTGATGGGATAATCCCGTTTTTACAGATTGAAGTCCTTTCTGTTCTGTGCATTGCGGTTCTTTGCCTCTCTGTGCGGGTATTCAGAAAGGTTGGACTATGA